Genomic window (Enterobacteriaceae bacterium 4M9):
GAAGGCATTCTGCCGGATCTGTTTCGCGAAGGGCAGGGAATTGTGGCGCAGGGCGAGTTCGAAGAAGGCAACCTGATTGTTGCCAAAGAAGTGCTGGCTAAACATGACGAAAACTACACACCGCCAGAAGTGAAAGCGGCGATGGAAGACAATCACCAACGTCCTGCGGAAGTCTATAAGGATAACCACTGATGATGCCGGAAATTGGCAATTTTCTGCTGTGCCTCGCGCTCGGTATTTCGCTGGTATTAAGCCTGTGGCCGCTGTGGGGCGCTGCGCGCCAGGATGTGCGGCTGATGGCGCTGGCTCGCCCGCTGACCTGGGCTATGTTCCTCGTTATTCTCGCCGCGTTTTTGATTCTGGTGCACGCATTTATCGTCAACGACTTCACCGTGCTATATGTCGCTAACAACTCCAATACCGAACTGCCGGTGTGGTATCGCGTGGCGGCAACCTGGGGGGCGCATGAAGGCTCGCTGCTGCTGTGGGTACTGCTCATGAGTGGCTGGACCTTCGCCGTGGCGCTGTTCAGCCGCGGTATGCCGCTTGATTCCGTGGCGCGCGTGCTGGCGGTGATGGGCATGATTACCTTCGGCTTTTTGCTGTTCATCATTTTCACTTCCGATCCGTTCACTCGCACGCTGCCGGACTACCCGATTGACGGGCGCGATCTTAACCCGCTGTTGCAGGATGTTGGCCTGATCTTCCATCCACCGCTGCTGTATATGGGTTACGTTGGCTTCTCGGTGGCGTTTGCGTTCTCTATTGCTTCACTCATGGCCGGACGGCTGGATACCGCATGGGCGCGCTGGTCACGTCCGTGGACCCAGGCTGCGTGGGTCTTTTTAACCCTTGGTATCGTGCTCGGCTCTGCGTGGGCTTATTACGAACTCGGTTGGGGCGGCTGGTGGTTCTGGGATCCGGTTGAAAATGCCTCCTTTATGCCGTGGCTGGTGGGTACGGCGCTCATGCACTCGCTGGCGGTTACGGAAAAGCGTGGCAGCTTCAAAGCCTGGACTGTGCTGCTGGCGATTTCGGCCTTCTCTCTGTGCCTGCTTGGCACCTTCCTGGTGCGTTCCGGCGTGCTGGTGTCCGTGCACTCGTTTGCCTCTGACCCATCGCGCGGCATGTTTATCCTGGCGCTGCTGGTGGTGGTCATCGGCGGTTCGCTGCTGCTGTATGCGGTTAAGGGCAGCACGGTACGCTCACGCGTGGGCAATGAGCTGTGGTCGCGTGAATCCTTCCTGCTTGGCAACAACGTGTTACTGGTGGCGGCCATGCTGGTTGTGCTGCTCGGCACGCTGCTGCCGCTGGTGCACAAACAGCTCGGTCTTGGCAGTATCTCCGTGGGTGAGCCGTTCTTTAACACCATGTTCAGCGTGATGATGGCGCCATTTGCGCTGCTGCTGGGCATTGGGCCGCTGGTGCGCTGGCGTCGTGATGAGCCGCAGAAGCTGCGCCGCCGCCTGCTGATTGCGCTGGTGGCAACCGTTGCGCTCTCCTTATTGCTGCCGTGGTTGATGCAGGACCGCATTGAGGCCATGACGGTTGTGGGGCTGCTGATGGCGTTCTGGGTATTTATCCTCGCCGTCAGCGAAGTATTTGACCGTGCCACCGACAGGCACAGCCTGTGGCGCGGCCTGACAAAAATTTCGCGCAGCCACTGGGGCATGGTGCTGGGTCACGTCGGTCTGGCGGTGACGGTAGTCGGCATTGCTTTTAGCCAGAGCTACAGCGTTGAGCGCGACGTGCGTATGAAGGCGGGCGACAGCATCACCATTCATGAATATGGCTTTACCTTTCGTGAAGTGCGTGACGTTACCGGGCCAAACTGGCGCGGTGGCGTTGGCGTTATTGATGTAACGCGCAACGGCAAGCCGGAAACCACGTTGCGTGCAGAAAAGCGCTTCTATAACAGCAGCCGCATGATGATGACTGAAGCGGCCATTGACGGTGGTCTGACGCGCGACCTGTACGCGGCGTTGGGAGAGGAGCTGGACGACGGCAGCTGGGCAGTGCGTTTGTACTACAAGCCGTTCGTGCGCTGGATTTGGTACGGCGGTGTGTTGATGTCGCTTGGCGGCGTACTCTGCATGTTTGACCGTCGCTACCGTCTTCGTCATTCGCACAAGGGGGCGTAATGAAGCGTAATGTGCTTTATATCCCGCTGGCGCTGTTTCTGGTGCTGGCTGCACTGCTGATGTGGCAACTGGTGCGCAACGCCGACGGCGATGACCCGACCCGGCTGGAGTCGGCGCTGATTGGCAAACCCGTACCGGTCTTTCGCCTCGAGTCGCTGGATATCCCCGGCAAAATTTACGACCAGGCAGCACTCACAGACGGCAAACCGCTGTTGCTGAACGTCTGGGCGACCTGGTGTCCGACGTGTCGCGCCGAGCACGCGTTCCTCAACGGGCTGTCAGCACAGGGCGTGCGCGTGGTCGGCATGAACTATAAAGACGATCGCGCCAAAGCTATTCGCTGGCTTAACGATCTGGGTAATCCGTATGCCATGAGTCTTTTTGACGGTGACGGCATGCTGGGGCTGGATCTGGGCGTTTATGGTGCGCCGGAAACCTTTCTTATCGACGGTAAAGGCATTATCCGCTACCGCCACGCGGGCGATCTGAACGACCGCGTCTGGCAGCAGGAGATCAAACCGCTGTGGGACAAATACAGCCAGGAGGCCGGAGCATGATAGCGCGCGGGTTAATCGGGCTGTTTGCACTGTGCCTTTCTTTTGGCGCGCTCGCAGCCATTGATACTTACCAGTTTAAAGATGAAGCCCAGGAGCAGCAGTTCCGCCAGCTGACCGAACAGCTACGCTGCCCGAAATGCCAGAACAACAGCATTGCCGACTCTAACGCCATGATCGCCTCCGACATGCGCCAGAAGGTGTATGAGCTACAGCAGCAGGGGCAGACTAAGCAGCAGATAATCGATTACATGGTCGCGCGCTATGGTCATTTTGTGACCTATGAGCCTCCGCTGACGCCGTCTACCCTGGTGTTGTGGCTGTTGCCTGCGCTGTTTGTTATCGGCGGTGCGCTGGTGATTGTAAAGCGCGCCCGCAAGCGCGACAGGCAAGCCGATACTGCACTCAATGAGCAAGAGCAGCAGCGCCTCAAAGCGCTGTTGGATGAAAAAAGGAATGCGTCATGACGCCGCTGATTATCACCATAGTCGTATTGCTGCTGGCTGTGTCGGCGCTGCTGTTTATTCCCTGGGGCAACGGGCAGGTTGCCAGCCGTGATGCCCTCAACCGAGCGTTTTATCAGGACAGACTTGCGGAGCTTGAGCAGGATAACGGCCACGTCAGCGACGAAGAGCGCGAGAAGATGGTGGCAGAACTCCAGCAAACGCTGCTGCACGATATCCCCGATGCACCTGCCGACGAGGCTAAACCACTCAACCGCATTGTGCTGGTACTTGCGGTACTGCTGTTAGTGGCGGTTAGCGTTGGCGTTTATCTGAAAACATCAAACGTACAAAGAGTGATTGAGTGGCGCCAGGTGGTTGAGCAAACGCCACAGTTAATGCAGCGCGTGATGGACCAGGACGCGAAACCGCTCACCACCGAGGAGCTGACGCGCCTTGGGCTGGGGCTGCGTACCCGCCTTCAGGACGATCCGGGTAATGTGCAGGCCTGGCAGATGATGGGCCGCATTGGCATGGTGCTGGGTAACGCTACGACCGCCACGCAGGCGTTTGAACAGGCCTGGAAGCTTGCGCCCAATAACGCTGAAGCGAAGCTGGACTATGCTGAAGTATTAACGCGTTCTTCAGACCCGCAGGATAACCAGCTTGGCGGTGAAATGCTGCGTGAAACGCTGCGTACAGACCATACTAATATTCGTGCACTGAGCCTACTGGCGTTCAGCGCCTTCGAGCAACAGCGCTGGCAGGAGGCAATAGGTGCCTGGCAAATTATGCTGCGTCTGTTGCCCGCAGAGGACCAGCGTCGCGCGATTATTGAACGCAGCATTGCCCAGGCGAAAGTTGAAGCCGGCATGGACAACGTGAAACAGGCTGTTACAATCAGCCTCACGCCGGACGCTGAAAAAGCCTTACCTGTGAAGGGGATAGTTTTTGTTTCGGTGACGGATGGCGTCTCAAATGTGCCCGTGGCGGTAAAAAAAGTGCCGCTGGGCCATTTCCCGCTGTCACTGTCGTTAGATGATACCAACGCTATGATGCCGGACAGACTGCTGTCGTCGCTGCAACAGGGCGTGGTGAAGGTGCATATTTCTCAGGATGGTAATCCGGTGCCGCAGTCCGGCGACTGGCTGGGCGAGAGCAAGCTGATACCGCTTGTAAGCCCCCAGCCGGTGCAGATAGACGTGTCGCACCAGCAGCCTTGAATGCGCCAGCCATAATAATATCCACCCACAACCGCTATACAGCAGCGCGCCCTGCCGGCGTGCTGTCGTCCCGGCGAGAAAAGGGATTCCTTTAGGGAGACATATCATGACATTTCGCATGACCGGCCTGGCACTGGCAACCACGTTACTTGTGGGCTGCGCCAGCTCTGGAAGCGAACAAACCGAGGGGCGCTCTGACCCGCTCGAAGGCTGGAACCGCACGATGTACAACTTCAACTTTAATGTGTTGGACCCTTACGTCGTGCGTCCTGTCGCGGTGGCCTGGCGTGACTACGTGCCGCAGCCCGCGCGTAACGGCCTGAGCAACTTCACCAGCAACCTAGAAGAGCCGGCCATCATGGTCAACTACTTCCTGCAGGGCAAGCCTTATGAAGGCGCCATTCACTTCACGCGTTTCTTCCTGAACACCATTCTCGGCCTCGGTGGCCTGATGGATGTGGCCGGTGCCGCCAACCCGAAACTGCAGCGCGTTCAGCCGCACCGTTTCGGCAGCACGCTTGGTTACTACGGCGTGGGTTACGGCCCTTATGTGCAGTTGCCGTTCTACGGCAGTTTTACGCTACGTGAAGACGGTGGTGATGCGGTTGATACGCTCTACCCGGTGCTTTCCTGGCTAACCTGGCCGATGACAATTGGCAAATGGACGCTTGAAGGGATTGAAACCCGCGCCCAGCTGCTCGACTCCGACGGCCTGCTGCGCCAGTCCTCTGACCCGTATATTCTGGTGCGTGAAGCCTACTTCCAGCGCCACG
Coding sequences:
- a CDS encoding cytochrome c-type biogenesis protein CcmH — protein: MIARGLIGLFALCLSFGALAAIDTYQFKDEAQEQQFRQLTEQLRCPKCQNNSIADSNAMIASDMRQKVYELQQQGQTKQQIIDYMVARYGHFVTYEPPLTPSTLVLWLLPALFVIGGALVIVKRARKRDRQADTALNEQEQQRLKALLDEKRNAS
- the ccmI gene encoding c-type cytochrome biogenesis protein CcmI, producing the protein MTPLIITIVVLLLAVSALLFIPWGNGQVASRDALNRAFYQDRLAELEQDNGHVSDEEREKMVAELQQTLLHDIPDAPADEAKPLNRIVLVLAVLLLVAVSVGVYLKTSNVQRVIEWRQVVEQTPQLMQRVMDQDAKPLTTEELTRLGLGLRTRLQDDPGNVQAWQMMGRIGMVLGNATTATQAFEQAWKLAPNNAEAKLDYAEVLTRSSDPQDNQLGGEMLRETLRTDHTNIRALSLLAFSAFEQQRWQEAIGAWQIMLRLLPAEDQRRAIIERSIAQAKVEAGMDNVKQAVTISLTPDAEKALPVKGIVFVSVTDGVSNVPVAVKKVPLGHFPLSLSLDDTNAMMPDRLLSSLQQGVVKVHISQDGNPVPQSGDWLGESKLIPLVSPQPVQIDVSHQQP
- a CDS encoding DsbE family thiol:disulfide interchange protein; the protein is MKRNVLYIPLALFLVLAALLMWQLVRNADGDDPTRLESALIGKPVPVFRLESLDIPGKIYDQAALTDGKPLLLNVWATWCPTCRAEHAFLNGLSAQGVRVVGMNYKDDRAKAIRWLNDLGNPYAMSLFDGDGMLGLDLGVYGAPETFLIDGKGIIRYRHAGDLNDRVWQQEIKPLWDKYSQEAGA
- the mlaA gene encoding phospholipid-binding lipoprotein MlaA translates to MTFRMTGLALATTLLVGCASSGSEQTEGRSDPLEGWNRTMYNFNFNVLDPYVVRPVAVAWRDYVPQPARNGLSNFTSNLEEPAIMVNYFLQGKPYEGAIHFTRFFLNTILGLGGLMDVAGAANPKLQRVQPHRFGSTLGYYGVGYGPYVQLPFYGSFTLREDGGDAVDTLYPVLSWLTWPMTIGKWTLEGIETRAQLLDSDGLLRQSSDPYILVREAYFQRHDFIANGGELKPMENPNAQAIEGDLKDIDSE
- a CDS encoding heme lyase CcmF/NrfE family subunit, giving the protein MMPEIGNFLLCLALGISLVLSLWPLWGAARQDVRLMALARPLTWAMFLVILAAFLILVHAFIVNDFTVLYVANNSNTELPVWYRVAATWGAHEGSLLLWVLLMSGWTFAVALFSRGMPLDSVARVLAVMGMITFGFLLFIIFTSDPFTRTLPDYPIDGRDLNPLLQDVGLIFHPPLLYMGYVGFSVAFAFSIASLMAGRLDTAWARWSRPWTQAAWVFLTLGIVLGSAWAYYELGWGGWWFWDPVENASFMPWLVGTALMHSLAVTEKRGSFKAWTVLLAISAFSLCLLGTFLVRSGVLVSVHSFASDPSRGMFILALLVVVIGGSLLLYAVKGSTVRSRVGNELWSRESFLLGNNVLLVAAMLVVLLGTLLPLVHKQLGLGSISVGEPFFNTMFSVMMAPFALLLGIGPLVRWRRDEPQKLRRRLLIALVATVALSLLLPWLMQDRIEAMTVVGLLMAFWVFILAVSEVFDRATDRHSLWRGLTKISRSHWGMVLGHVGLAVTVVGIAFSQSYSVERDVRMKAGDSITIHEYGFTFREVRDVTGPNWRGGVGVIDVTRNGKPETTLRAEKRFYNSSRMMMTEAAIDGGLTRDLYAALGEELDDGSWAVRLYYKPFVRWIWYGGVLMSLGGVLCMFDRRYRLRHSHKGA